The window TTGTGAATTTTCTCCTCCCGGTTGCCATTCATAAAGAGTGTAAGTACCTGCATCAAGCCAAAATTTTTCATTAAGGCAAAGTGTTGTATCTTTTCCTAAAGTGGGTAAAGGTATTGGTTTTTCGCTGACTAAAATCGTATCAAAATTATTACAGGAATCTGTATAAATTTGCACGCTATAGACTCCTGCTTTGTTTACAATTATTTTTTGTCCTTTTTGTTGGGTGTTCCACAAATAGTTTGCACCTGGGTTTCCTGCATCTAATTCTATGCTTGTACCTGAGCAAAAAAATGTATCTTCAGCTAATACCATTTTTATAATGTTCAAACTTAAATGGACAATACTATCACAACCTAAATAATTTACAAAGGTGTCGATATAGTTGCCGGGCTTGTTAATTATTTTGTTACCAAATAAAAAATTACCTTCTTTACATAAAACTTTATTGTGAAAATTTTGTTTTTGCAAGATAGTAACTCTTATATTTTTACTTGTATCCGATTCAAAACAATTGCTTACAATACAGCTATAAATACCAGTGTCGCTTACTGTTGCACTCTTTATTATTAATATTGAATCTGTTTCTCCCGTTAGATTTATTGCGTTTTTTTGCCATTGGTAAGTAAATTCTCCTTTTGCATAAACTGTTAATTTTATTGGATAATCCTCGCATACTACTGTATCCTTTGTTTGAAATCTTACTGTTGGCAAGGGTTCACCTATTTTTAAATACATTGCCGTATCTCTTTTGCTACTTCCAAGATAAAGATAGTTGTCGTTGCTAATTGCCATGTGTTTTGCTCCCCACCAATTAAAGCCTGTGGGAAGTTGCTTGCTCCATAAAATGTTACCATAGCTATCAAGTTGATAAATAATATATTCATTTTTTGCTTTGTGTGGTTCTTTTCTGTAATTTTCAAATATAGTGTAAAGCCTGCCACAGCCATCAATGTAAGGCCATGATGCCCTGCCAGATGAATCAAAGGGAAAGTTTAGGCTTTGTTCATGAAGTAAATTACCTGTGCTATCGAATTTATAAAGTTTAAAGTTGTTAAAATATGGTCCTTTAATAGAACTACTGCTGTTGTAATTATCAATAAGATAAAAATAAGGCTTATTATTGGAAAAAGGACTTTTGTCTCTACGAACATCCATGTAATGCAACTTTATATTTAATTTCTTTTTCCATATTTGTTTGCCGCTAAAAGTCATTTTTCTTAAGATGCTTGGTTTTGTACAATGACAAGATGAACCAAGAGCAGTATCCATCCCCCATATCTCAATAAAACTCAGAGTGTCATCAAAGTATGCCAAGCGTTTTCCACAATTATTCCATTCCTCCTCAATAAACCATATTTTATTGTCGCTAATATTACCCCAATAATACATAAAACCTCCCGAATCTATTAGAGAACTATCTTTACGGTAATATTTTGATATCCAAATTGTATCCTGTTGATGATGAGTTAGAAGTATTGAATCCAGTATTTGCCAAAACGAAATACCTGATGACACGCAATGAACTTCTCCAATATTAAGGACTTTGTTATCAGTAAAAATAGCATTATTCATTTTTTGAATTTTGTTCAGACCACCTAATCCATAAGAATACTTTTTGCGGAAAAAATAATCCAAAGAATCAGGAAAATACAAAGTGTTTTGCAAACCGAAATAAACATCGCAATCAAAACCTCCAGTCAGGCGAGTACCGGAAATTCTTATACATTTTTTATTAGTCCATAAAAATTGATTAGATAACAAACCCATAGGACTAATCCATGAGTTAAGATAGGATATATCTTTACTGTTATTATT of the Bacteroidota bacterium genome contains:
- a CDS encoding gliding motility-associated C-terminal domain-containing protein, with amino-acid sequence NNNSKDISYLNSWISPMGLLSNQFLWTNKKCIRISGTRLTGGFDCDVYFGLQNTLYFPDSLDYFFRKKYSYGLGGLNKIQKMNNAIFTDNKVLNIGEVHCVSSGISFWQILDSILLTHHQQDTIWISKYYRKDSSLIDSGGFMYYWGNISDNKIWFIEEEWNNCGKRLAYFDDTLSFIEIWGMDTALGSSCHCTKPSILRKMTFSGKQIWKKKLNIKLHYMDVRRDKSPFSNNKPYFYLIDNYNSSSSIKGPYFNNFKLYKFDSTGNLLHEQSLNFPFDSSGRASWPYIDGCGRLYTIFENYRKEPHKAKNEYIIYQLDSYGNILWSKQLPTGFNWWGAKHMAISNDNYLYLGSSKRDTAMYLKIGEPLPTVRFQTKDTVVCEDYPIKLTVYAKGEFTYQWQKNAINLTGETDSILIIKSATVSDTGIYSCIVSNCFESDTSKNIRVTILQKQNFHNKVLCKEGNFLFGNKIINKPGNYIDTFVNYLGCDSIVHLSLNIIKMVLAEDTFFCSGTSIELDAGNPGANYLWNTQQKGQKIIVNKAGVYSVQIYTDSCNNFDTILVSEKPIPLPTLGKDTTLCLNEKFWLDAGTYTLYEWQPGGENSQKIEIFESGLYSVKVWDKNNCSNSDTIKITNHCEIKIFIPNAFSPNDDGVNEIFTVVAPEILSFELQIYNRWGEKIFESNDQNKGWNGKFKNKSCPIGIYYYQIKYKTES